The DNA region GAGCCCGTGGCGGAGGTCGCGCCCGAGCCCGAGCCCGTACAGGAAGAGCCGGAGGCGGAGGTCGCGCCCGAGCCCGAGCCCGTACACGAAGAGCCGGAGGCGGAGGTCGCGCCCGAGCCCGAGCCCGTACACGAAGAGCCGGAGGCGGAGGTCGCGCCCGAGCCCGAGCCCGTACACGAAGAGCCGGAGGCGGAGGTCGCGCCCGAGCCCGAGCCCGTACACGAAGAGCCGGAGGCGGAGCCGGCCCCGGCCGAGGAGCCGGTCGCGGCCGCCGTCGGCAAGCCCGCGCTCTCCCTCGCCAAGGTGAAGGCCGCCGCGCCGCACCTCGCCGACGCGTACAAGGCGGCCGGCACCGTACTGAAGAAGCAGGGGCTGACCGGGGCGCGGGCGGCGGTGTACCTGGTGGTGGACCGGTCGGGTTCGATGCGCCCGTACTTCAAGGACGGCTCGGTCCAGCGGCTCGCGGAGCAGACGGTGGCGCTCGCCGCGCACCTCTCCGAGGACGCGGCCGTGACGACCGTCTTCTTCTCGACGGACATCGACGGCACGGCCGAGCTGACCCCCGCCGAGCTCACCCCCACCCGCCTGGAGGAGATCAACGCGACCCTCGGCCGCCTCGGCCGGACGAACTACCACCGCGCCGTCGAGGAGGTCCTCGCCCTCCACGACAAGTCCGCGGACCCGACCCGCCCGGCCCTGGTGATCTTCCAGACGGACGGCGCGCCGGAGTCGAAGACGGCCGCGACCCAGGCCCTGACGGACGCGGCGGAGCGCCCGGACCGGGAGATCCACTGGCGCTTCACGGTGTGGGGCGAGGAGGACGGCAAGGCCTTCGACTACCTCCGCAAGCTGGCCACACCCCGTACGGGTGTCCACTTCGCGGGCGCGACGCCGGTCGAGACGGCGCACACGGCGTTCTACCGCGGCGTGCTGGCGAACTGGTCGCTCTGACCAGTCGGCCTACCGAGCCGTGACCGAGCTCTGATCATGGACCGGCCCGGGGCCGGAGGGCGACCGCCCCCCGGCCCCGGGCCGGTCCCGGCTTTATCCGTGTGAGGGCAGGTCCCCCCGACCGTTAAAATTCGGACCATGGCGGCCACTGGATCCGAGAAGCAGGGCTCGAAGGCGTTCTACGTCACGACCCCCATCTACTACGTCAACGACGCTCCTCACCTGGGCCACGCCTATACGACCGTCGCAGGCGACGTGCTCACCCGCTGGCACCGCCAGCGCGGTGAGAAGGTGTGGTACCTCACCGGCACGGACGAGCACGGTCAGAAGATCATGCGCACCGCGGAGGCGAACGGCGTCAGCCCGCAGGAGTGGTGCGACAAGCTCGTCGAGGAGGCCTGGAAGCCCCTCTGGGAGCACCTGAACATCGCGAACGACGACTTCATCCGCACCACCCAGAAGCGTCACACCGACCGCGTCCAGGAGTTCGTGCAGGACCTGTACGACAAGGGCGAGATCTACAAGGGCGGCTACGAGGGCCCGTACTGCGTGGGCTGTGAGGAGTTCAAGCTCCCCGGCGACCTCATCGAGGCGGAGGACGGCACGAAGCTGTGCGCCGTCCACAAGAAGCCGGTGGAGATCCTCAAGGAGGAGAACTACTTCTTCAAGCTGAGCGAGTACGGTCCGAAGCTGCTCGAGTTCTACGAGGCGAACCCGGGCTTCGTGCAGCCGGAGTCGGCCCGCAACGAGGTGCTGAACTTCGTCAAGCAGGGCCTTGAGGACCTCTCCATCTCGCGCTCGACCTTCGACTGGGGCATCCCGGTGCCGTGGGACAAGGAGCACGTGATCTATGTCTGGATCGACGCGCTCCTGAACTACGCGACGGCGGTCGGCTACAACGAGAACCCGGAGAAGTTCGACGCGACCTTCCCGGCCAACGTCCACCTCATCGGCAAGGACATCCTCCGCTTCCACGCGATCATCTGGCCGGCCATGCTGATGGCGCAGGGCCTGCCGGTGCCGGGCCGGGTCGCGGCGAACGGCTGGCTGATGGTCGGCGGCGAGAAGATGTCGAAGTCGAACCTGACCGGCATCAAGCCGCAGGACCTGACCTCGCACTTCGGCGTGGACGCGTACCGCTGGTACTTCCTGCGGGCGATCGCGTTCGGCCAGGACGGCTCGTTCTCGTGGGAGGACTTCTCCGCCCGCTACACCTCCGAGCTGGCGAACGACTACGGCAACCTCGCCTCGCGCGTGGCGGCGATGGTCGGCAAGTACTTCGGCGGCGAGCTGCCGGCGGCGACGGCCGAGGGCGACGCGGAGAAGGCGCTGCACGAGGGCCTGGCGAAGGCCGTCGAGACGGCGGACCGGAAGATCGGCGAGGAGCTGGACTTCCAGGCCGGCATCCTGGCGATCTTCGACTTCGTGAAGCAGGTCAACGGCTACATCACGGAGCAGGAGCCCTGGAAGGTCGCGAAGGACGAGTCTGAGGAGGGCCGGGCCCGCCTGGCGACCATCCTCTACACGGCCGCCGAGTCCCTCCGCGCGGTCGCCGTCCTCCTCAACCCGATCATGCCGGAGACCTCTCAGGCCCTCTGGGAGTCCCTGGGCGCCGAGCCCTCCCTGGGCGCCCTGGCCACCCAGCCGGTCCAGTCCGCCGCCACCTGGGGCCAGCTCCCGTCCGGCGCGACGATCACGAAGGGCGCGGTGCTCTTCCCGCGCCTGGAGGACCCGAAGAAGGCCTGAGCCTTCCGTACGCGCTGAAGGCCGCCGTCCTGGGACACCGGGGCGGCGGCCTTCGCCGTATGGCCGAAAACCGCGCTGCGCCCCCTGGCCCCCGCCCTACGGTCTCGCCCCATGTCGACACCACCGCCCCACCCCGCGTATGGCCACCCCGGGTACGGCCACCCCTCGTACGGCCACCCCACGTACGGCCACCCGCCGCAGGGCCCGTACCAGCAGCCGGGCCCGTACCCCGGCTGGGGACCGCCGCCCCCGCCGCCCGAGCCGAAGAACCGGACCGGCATGATCCTCGGCATCGTCGCCGCGGGCATCGCCGGGGTGCTGCTCCTGTCCTGGATCGGCAACGGCGGCCTGCGCGGCGGCGCCGACTCCGCGTTTCCGGCCGCGACACACCGGCTGGTGCTCCCGAAGACGCTGCTCGACGGCCGCTACACGCTCGGCAAGGACGAGTCCCAGCGCGCCGAAGCCGGCCTCGCGGGCACCGACAGGACCATGATCCGGAATCCGAAGGGCGTGGCGGGCCAGTATGCGGGCTCCGGCGAGGACGGCGCGGGGATCCTCGTCATCACGGGTCTCTACGGCCGGATCAAGGACCCCGACACCGCTCGCCGGAACATCCTCAAAGGCGCGGCGGAGGGCAAGGGCACCACGGTCCTGGTCCCGCCGAAGGACGTGACGCCACCCGGCTCGGACACCGAGATCACCTGCCAGGTCCTCGCCACGGAGCAGTCCGACGGCGGCGGCCGGCTCACCTACCCCGTGTGCGCCTGGGCGGACGCCAACACCAACGCGGCCGTCGCGGAGATGTCGGCCGGAACGGTGTCCGCCGCCCCGGAGTCCCTCGACCTCACGAAGGCCGCCCGCACGACCCTCACGATCCGCACCGAGACCCGCCGCCCCGTGAGCTGACGAACGAGCCGTCCCCTTTCGGCCATCAACTGCGGTCCTGCGCCGTCACCCGTGGGGGTGACGCGACCCCACTCCACCCCGCCGGGTCGGTGGCATATGCCAGCCTAGGCCTGCGCATCGAGGCGTACCGCAAGGGCAACGCCCGTCCCGACTGCGTACTCGCGCCGAACGACACCTTCGCCGGCC from Streptomyces fradiae includes:
- a CDS encoding VWA domain-containing protein encodes the protein MGIRSLLRKVFGRDRANGAESEVPETAASVVPAQATSPEAEPVKVAAEPAAKAVAEVAPVPAPVVAEAPAEPELAPEPEPEAEAKLEAKPETPAQRAAADLVAAAFDNPQIPQARRAGDEAEVTEAAEPEVVAEAEVVAEAEPEAAGPEAAEPVSEVAPVQEEPVAEVAPEPEPVQEEPEAEVAPEPEPVHEEPEAEVAPEPEPVHEEPEAEVAPEPEPVHEEPEAEVAPEPEPVHEEPEAEPAPAEEPVAAAVGKPALSLAKVKAAAPHLADAYKAAGTVLKKQGLTGARAAVYLVVDRSGSMRPYFKDGSVQRLAEQTVALAAHLSEDAAVTTVFFSTDIDGTAELTPAELTPTRLEEINATLGRLGRTNYHRAVEEVLALHDKSADPTRPALVIFQTDGAPESKTAATQALTDAAERPDREIHWRFTVWGEEDGKAFDYLRKLATPRTGVHFAGATPVETAHTAFYRGVLANWSL
- the metG gene encoding methionine--tRNA ligase, encoding MAATGSEKQGSKAFYVTTPIYYVNDAPHLGHAYTTVAGDVLTRWHRQRGEKVWYLTGTDEHGQKIMRTAEANGVSPQEWCDKLVEEAWKPLWEHLNIANDDFIRTTQKRHTDRVQEFVQDLYDKGEIYKGGYEGPYCVGCEEFKLPGDLIEAEDGTKLCAVHKKPVEILKEENYFFKLSEYGPKLLEFYEANPGFVQPESARNEVLNFVKQGLEDLSISRSTFDWGIPVPWDKEHVIYVWIDALLNYATAVGYNENPEKFDATFPANVHLIGKDILRFHAIIWPAMLMAQGLPVPGRVAANGWLMVGGEKMSKSNLTGIKPQDLTSHFGVDAYRWYFLRAIAFGQDGSFSWEDFSARYTSELANDYGNLASRVAAMVGKYFGGELPAATAEGDAEKALHEGLAKAVETADRKIGEELDFQAGILAIFDFVKQVNGYITEQEPWKVAKDESEEGRARLATILYTAAESLRAVAVLLNPIMPETSQALWESLGAEPSLGALATQPVQSAATWGQLPSGATITKGAVLFPRLEDPKKA